One Onthophagus taurus isolate NC chromosome 11, IU_Otau_3.0, whole genome shotgun sequence genomic window carries:
- the LOC139431988 gene encoding uncharacterized protein has translation MADQLIRKRAVLKASLTRFANFIASADETRATELEIRLENHLKVLSEYEIIQDQIEELKVDEPNNERERVEFEHAYYKNVSKAKEILQKTVQLSANTSTSTFNNNFASNLDTNNVRLPTINLPEFNGNYEDWYKFKDSFNALVHENNKLSEVQKFIYLVSSLKDAAAEVIQSLEVSSENYPVTLELLNERFENKKIIVNSHVRGIFELENVIKDAPKSLRQFLDGFLKHFRALKALKLPVEHWDVPMVYLKNSIITRVVYGNNQYHRIFPI, from the coding sequence ATGGCGGATCAACTAATTAGAAAACGTGCTGTGTTAAAAGCATCCTTAACACGATTTGCTAACTTCATAGCTAGCGCGGACGAAACACGTGCTACGGAGTTAGAAATACGTTTGGAAAACCACCTAAAGGTACTTTCCGAATACGAAATAATACAAGATCAAATCGAGGAATTAAAGGTCGATGAACCTAATAACGAACGCGAGCGGGTCGAGTTTGAGCATGCGTACTACAAAAACGTCAGCAAAGCTAaagaaatattacaaaaaacggTACAATTATCAGCTAATACGAGCACGTCAACATTTAACAACAACTTTGCCAGTAATTTAGATACAAATAACGTACGTTTGCCAACAATAAATTTACCTGAATTTAACGGTAACTATGAAGATTGGtacaaatttaaagattcctTCAACGCATTGGTTCACGAGAACAATAAGCTCTCTGAagtgcaaaaatttatttatcttgtATCATCTTTGAAAGATGCCGCAGCAGAAGTAATACAATCATTAGAAGTTTCAAGTGAAAATTATCCGGTCACTTTAGAGTTATTAAACGAAAGATTcgaaaacaagaaaatcatTGTTAACAGCCACGTTCGCGGAATTTTCGAGTTGGAAAACGTAATAAAAGATGCACCGAAGTCATTGAGACAATTCTTAGACGGTTTTTTGAAGCATTTTCGAGCGCTAAAAGCTTTAAAATTACCGGTAGAACATTGGGATGTTCCAATGGTCTATTTAAAAAACTCGATAATAACACGCGTCGTTTATGGGAACAATCAGTATCACAGGATATTCCCAATTTAG